A window of the Sneathiella sp. P13V-1 genome harbors these coding sequences:
- a CDS encoding ferritin-like domain-containing protein: MSGQITLDPIYNAVPSDDFPAMLDVNRYGDRTDAFDKIISATHDHFWDPLDTAYLDYNTPFDITKELIMPKDTIPELNSAVADKLDEGQQILLGNESVRWGISGILHGEQGALSLSASLCHILLDPGAQEYASNQTREEARHVTAFSRYIQVRFGSPYPVGNALGGLLKELVAAEEVYKKLVGMQMLIEGLAMGAFASFHSKTSDPLLKRLTQLVMTDEAFHHKFGKIWADRTIPKLSEKEHEIVEDWAAKCFETVLFNLINIRQKQVIYEQFGLDWEWVRDACREVYTDHDRRDALKESTNIFRVLVKTLLKSGIITDRTRPLYAHWIDMDEIDGESEDMVGYAIADEGIEYLKSINEGRRVIGQK, from the coding sequence ATGTCAGGACAGATAACACTCGATCCGATATATAACGCAGTCCCATCAGACGATTTTCCAGCAATGTTGGATGTAAACCGCTATGGTGATCGCACAGATGCGTTTGATAAGATTATTTCCGCTACACATGACCACTTCTGGGACCCGTTAGATACGGCCTATCTGGATTACAACACCCCATTTGATATCACTAAAGAGCTGATTATGCCCAAGGATACCATTCCTGAGCTCAATTCAGCTGTTGCTGACAAACTGGATGAAGGGCAACAAATCTTACTTGGCAATGAAAGTGTAAGATGGGGAATTTCAGGTATCCTGCACGGTGAGCAAGGCGCCCTGTCTCTCAGCGCCAGTCTTTGTCACATTCTTCTGGATCCAGGGGCGCAGGAATATGCGTCAAATCAAACTCGTGAAGAAGCCCGCCATGTGACAGCGTTCAGCCGGTATATTCAGGTGCGCTTTGGTAGTCCCTACCCTGTTGGTAACGCGTTGGGTGGATTGTTAAAAGAACTGGTTGCAGCAGAAGAAGTGTACAAAAAGCTCGTTGGAATGCAGATGCTCATTGAAGGCCTTGCTATGGGGGCATTTGCAAGTTTCCATTCCAAGACAAGTGATCCGCTTCTTAAACGCCTAACCCAGCTTGTCATGACAGACGAGGCCTTCCATCACAAGTTCGGTAAAATCTGGGCTGATCGTACAATCCCGAAACTCAGTGAAAAAGAGCATGAGATCGTTGAGGATTGGGCGGCTAAATGCTTCGAAACCGTTTTGTTTAATCTGATCAACATCCGCCAGAAGCAGGTGATTTACGAACAGTTTGGTCTGGACTGGGAATGGGTTCGTGATGCGTGCCGCGAAGTCTACACAGACCATGACCGCCGGGACGCGCTAAAAGAGTCCACGAACATCTTCCGCGTTCTTGTAAAGACTCTCCTGAAATCTGGCATCATTACTGATCGTACCCGTCCACTTTATGCACACTGGATCGATATGGATGAAATCGACGGTGAAAGTGAGGATATGGTAGGCTACGCCATCGCTGACGAAGGCATCGAATACCTGAAAAGCATCAATGAAGGCCGCAGGGTGATCGGTCAGAAGTAA
- a CDS encoding GNAT family N-acetyltransferase, whose translation MSEQYSLHTCQQITEIPASEWDACQEDDHPFTRHAFLKALEESGCATAETGWMPYHLVLKQGEKISAVAPMYVKGHSQGEYVFDHGWADAYERAGGRYYPKLQLSVPFSPVTGPRFLAPAGPDQMKQKMMLAEGAKEVAVKLGLSSVHTTFMQDEDLSAAREMGYHTRVGEQFHWVNEGYEDFDDFLSKLSSRKRKNIRKERNAVKTLDLEFESLTGDDIEERHWDAFYEFYMDTGSRKWGRPYLNRTFFSLLGQAMGQSILLFMVKREGRYIAGALNLFGSECLYGRYWGCVEDHPFLHFETCYYKAIDFAIEKGIDRVEAGAQGPHKLARGYLPVKTMSAHWMQDPGFHDAVGDFLEAESRQMDAEINYLKQHSPYKKS comes from the coding sequence ATGTCTGAACAGTATAGCCTGCATACCTGCCAACAAATCACTGAAATTCCAGCATCAGAATGGGATGCCTGTCAGGAAGATGATCATCCTTTCACACGCCACGCCTTTTTGAAAGCGTTGGAAGAAAGCGGCTGTGCAACCGCAGAGACAGGCTGGATGCCCTACCACCTTGTTTTAAAGCAAGGTGAAAAGATCAGCGCCGTCGCCCCCATGTATGTGAAAGGCCACAGCCAGGGTGAATATGTCTTTGATCATGGTTGGGCGGATGCCTATGAACGCGCTGGCGGACGCTATTATCCAAAACTGCAGCTTTCTGTGCCTTTCTCCCCTGTAACGGGGCCTCGATTCTTGGCACCTGCCGGCCCTGACCAAATGAAACAAAAAATGATGCTGGCTGAAGGCGCCAAAGAAGTGGCAGTGAAACTGGGGCTGTCATCGGTTCATACAACCTTTATGCAAGATGAAGATCTTAGCGCCGCGAGAGAGATGGGATACCACACCCGAGTTGGAGAGCAATTCCACTGGGTCAATGAAGGCTATGAGGATTTTGATGATTTCCTATCAAAACTCTCTTCTCGAAAACGTAAAAACATTCGCAAAGAACGCAACGCTGTTAAAACGCTTGATCTGGAATTTGAAAGCCTAACCGGTGATGATATCGAAGAGCGGCACTGGGATGCTTTCTACGAATTCTATATGGATACAGGCAGCCGCAAATGGGGCCGCCCATACTTAAACCGGACTTTCTTTTCCTTACTCGGCCAAGCCATGGGGCAAAGCATTCTTCTGTTCATGGTAAAACGTGAAGGTCGCTATATCGCTGGTGCACTGAACCTGTTTGGTTCTGAATGTCTGTACGGTCGGTATTGGGGATGCGTTGAAGACCACCCCTTCCTACATTTTGAAACCTGTTATTATAAAGCCATCGATTTTGCGATTGAAAAAGGCATTGATCGCGTGGAAGCGGGTGCACAAGGCCCGCACAAGCTAGCCCGTGGTTATTTGCCTGTGAAAACAATGTCCGCGCACTGGATGCAGGACCCGGGTTTTCATGATGCTGTTGGAGATTTTCTGGAAGCGGAAAGTCGACAAATGGATGCTGAAATCAACTACTTAAAGCAACATTCTCCGTACAAGAAATCTTAA
- a CDS encoding glycerophosphodiester phosphodiesterase family protein: MLLLKSMPSSKSANPSIPRWLTENPIAHRGLHDIEKGVPENSLAAFSLACEQGYAIELDLHLSADGHLVVIHDASLQRTVGITKDVSACPLNELMPLKLEGTEEKLPSFRQALGLVRGKVPLVIELKTGDTDPEHYISVLLSELEGYEGNYSVQSFNPFLLLALKRRAPQIIRGQLGMQDPPEHLSLRNKMVIKKMPFNFRTKPHYLAYQTKGITARLRKRADRAGIPLLAWTVDSNAELEIAKAMADNIIFEKITPPKFAR; this comes from the coding sequence ATGTTGCTGTTGAAATCGATGCCATCTTCGAAATCAGCTAATCCTTCTATTCCGCGTTGGCTGACCGAAAACCCGATCGCCCATCGCGGATTACACGATATAGAAAAAGGCGTGCCAGAGAACAGTCTGGCCGCCTTTTCTTTGGCATGTGAACAAGGCTACGCCATCGAACTGGATTTGCATCTTTCCGCAGATGGTCATCTTGTGGTGATCCATGATGCATCACTACAAAGGACAGTGGGTATTACAAAAGATGTCAGCGCTTGTCCCTTAAATGAGCTGATGCCGCTAAAGCTTGAAGGTACAGAAGAAAAACTGCCCAGCTTTCGACAAGCCCTTGGCCTGGTTAGAGGCAAAGTACCTTTGGTCATTGAGTTAAAAACAGGGGACACAGATCCAGAGCACTATATTTCCGTCTTGTTGTCAGAGCTTGAAGGTTATGAAGGCAACTATTCCGTTCAAAGTTTCAATCCATTTCTCTTGCTTGCCTTAAAACGCCGCGCCCCTCAGATAATCAGAGGCCAGCTTGGAATGCAGGACCCACCGGAACATCTCAGTCTCCGAAATAAAATGGTCATCAAAAAGATGCCCTTTAATTTTCGAACCAAACCCCACTACCTTGCATATCAAACTAAAGGAATAACAGCTCGCCTTAGAAAGAGAGCGGATCGTGCAGGTATTCCTCTTTTGGCGTGGACTGTTGATAGTAATGCGGAGTTGGAGATAGCTAAAGCAATGGCAGACAACATTATCTTTGAAAAAATAACTCCCCCAAAATTTGCGCGTTGA
- a CDS encoding RidA family protein has protein sequence MAGIIDARIAELGLTVPEAAAPAANYVPYTVSGNLVYVSGQVPFVDGQLAFQGKVGADFSTEEGAECASICALNIIAQVKAACGGDLDRVVRCVKLGGFVNCVDGFGEQPQVINGASNLMVDVFGDKGRHARFAVGTNALPMNVAVEIDAIFEIS, from the coding sequence ATGGCAGGGATCATTGATGCACGTATCGCAGAGCTGGGATTAACGGTTCCAGAAGCCGCGGCACCTGCGGCCAACTATGTGCCTTATACGGTTTCAGGCAATCTGGTTTATGTGTCTGGTCAGGTACCGTTTGTTGATGGTCAATTGGCCTTCCAGGGTAAAGTCGGCGCTGATTTTTCGACCGAGGAAGGGGCGGAATGCGCAAGCATTTGTGCGCTCAATATCATTGCACAGGTAAAAGCTGCATGTGGTGGTGATCTGGACCGCGTAGTCCGCTGTGTCAAACTGGGCGGCTTCGTTAACTGTGTTGATGGGTTCGGTGAACAGCCTCAGGTGATTAACGGCGCATCCAACCTGATGGTAGATGTATTTGGTGATAAGGGCCGCCACGCCCGCTTTGCGGTTGGGACAAATGCGCTTCCAATGAATGTTGCTGTTGAAATCGATGCCATCTTCGAAATCAGCTAA
- a CDS encoding aldehyde dehydrogenase family protein: MSQEIKKYWKNYIDGQWVDAANGERIIVENPATAQPLAEVARATEADVDLAVAAARRCFNSRELYNMRPTNRGALMFEIARHMTEMADEIALAECLDNGKSLNGGKNEALAAARYFTYYGGLADKLEGRMIPLGADYVDYTIPTPFGVSAQIVPWNFPLQIAARSVACALATANTVVLKSPELSPLSTYFIAEACERAGVPKGAVNILCGYGHDCGASLVSHDDVDHIVFTGSLKTGQFILRAAAERVLPCVMELGGKSAGIVFEDADIDQAVNSTAAGIFSNAGQVCSAQSRLIVPKKMESEILERLAAKAATLKVGPGIDNNDITPVISAAQADKIHGMCGAATQAGAEAVCGGGKADMEGHFIQPTIFGSVKSDMTIAQEEVFGPVLAVLTYEDQEEAIQIANGTDYGLCAGLYTKDLATAHWAADQLIAGQVFVNEWFAGGIETPFGGMKRSGYGREKGQEALLNYVQTKNVGIHITGGGGGRPGG, translated from the coding sequence ATGTCCCAAGAAATAAAAAAATACTGGAAAAATTATATTGATGGTCAATGGGTTGATGCTGCCAATGGGGAGCGGATTATCGTTGAAAACCCGGCAACGGCCCAACCTCTTGCAGAGGTAGCCCGTGCAACGGAGGCGGATGTCGATCTCGCTGTTGCCGCCGCCCGCCGCTGTTTTAATTCTCGCGAACTTTACAATATGCGCCCCACCAACCGCGGTGCGCTCATGTTTGAAATCGCACGTCATATGACGGAAATGGCAGACGAGATTGCCCTTGCCGAATGTCTGGACAACGGAAAGTCTCTGAACGGCGGTAAAAATGAAGCGCTGGCGGCCGCCCGCTACTTTACTTATTACGGCGGCCTTGCTGACAAACTTGAAGGACGCATGATCCCATTGGGTGCTGATTATGTGGACTACACGATCCCTACTCCGTTTGGTGTGTCCGCACAAATCGTGCCTTGGAACTTCCCACTACAGATCGCCGCTCGCTCAGTTGCCTGTGCGCTGGCAACTGCAAATACTGTTGTCCTGAAATCGCCAGAACTCTCCCCGCTTTCAACTTATTTTATCGCAGAAGCTTGCGAGCGTGCAGGTGTCCCTAAGGGCGCCGTCAATATCCTCTGCGGCTATGGTCATGATTGTGGCGCATCGCTTGTCTCCCACGATGATGTGGATCACATCGTCTTCACCGGATCACTGAAAACAGGTCAATTTATCTTGCGGGCCGCGGCAGAACGTGTCCTTCCTTGTGTTATGGAACTTGGTGGTAAATCCGCGGGTATCGTCTTTGAAGACGCGGATATCGATCAGGCAGTAAATTCAACAGCCGCCGGCATTTTCTCAAATGCCGGTCAGGTCTGTTCCGCTCAGTCCCGTTTGATTGTTCCTAAGAAAATGGAAAGCGAGATTCTGGAGCGCCTCGCCGCTAAAGCTGCGACCTTGAAAGTGGGTCCCGGTATTGATAACAACGATATCACCCCAGTCATTTCCGCCGCCCAGGCTGACAAAATTCACGGCATGTGCGGTGCGGCGACACAGGCTGGAGCAGAAGCTGTTTGCGGCGGTGGCAAAGCAGACATGGAAGGTCACTTTATTCAACCAACCATCTTTGGGTCTGTAAAATCAGACATGACCATTGCACAGGAAGAAGTTTTTGGACCCGTACTTGCTGTCCTGACTTATGAAGATCAGGAAGAAGCGATCCAGATCGCCAATGGCACAGACTACGGTTTGTGCGCAGGTCTTTACACCAAAGATCTTGCGACCGCACACTGGGCCGCAGACCAGCTGATTGCCGGTCAGGTTTTTGTGAATGAATGGTTTGCCGGTGGCATCGAAACTCCATTTGGTGGTATGAAAAGATCCGGATATGGTCGTGAAAAAGGGCAAGAAGCGTTGCTCAATTATGTTCAGACCAAAAATGTCGGCATCCACATCACAGGTGGTGGCGGCGGACGTCCGGGCGGCTAA
- a CDS encoding adenylate/guanylate cyclase domain-containing protein, producing the protein MDQAVKTSPNPCDHFPPENEEESLFSWLISSGMGNASVVQLLEEFCERLADLGISVCRGNVAVTTIHPQVSAFMYTWRKGKGIITNTQHLHSEEPGEGWFASPFFYMLGNNMNFMHRPLEGNVEIDFPVLAEFKNEGMTDWFSQMFDFGWELKDNPMDNSAGMITSWASEASGGFSTRDFGILRKAIPLFALAIKAVASFEVASTVLETYVGRITAREVLAGQIHRGQSKTVSSVLLFADLRGFTNLADDVGREDLVSILDQYLERMADPVAEFGGEVLKFMGDGMLATFPLMGQEEADTCRSALMATQNIFTRIQNLNEKRRAAGAPVMELDIALHIGDVMYGNVGSADRLDFTVVGSAVNEVSRMESKCGDLDTPIILSGDFVEKAVYCRSHFVPLGEHVLRGIKTPKALFSLKESSAYLDHLAV; encoded by the coding sequence ATGGATCAAGCAGTTAAAACCAGTCCCAACCCCTGTGATCATTTTCCTCCTGAAAATGAAGAAGAATCCCTCTTTTCGTGGTTGATTTCCTCAGGAATGGGAAATGCTTCGGTTGTTCAATTGCTTGAAGAATTTTGCGAACGTCTGGCGGATCTTGGCATTAGTGTGTGTCGGGGTAATGTTGCTGTGACGACCATTCACCCGCAAGTGAGCGCCTTCATGTATACGTGGCGCAAAGGTAAGGGGATTATTACCAATACTCAACATTTGCATTCTGAGGAGCCGGGAGAGGGCTGGTTTGCCAGCCCATTTTTCTACATGCTCGGCAATAACATGAATTTCATGCATCGCCCACTTGAAGGCAACGTTGAAATTGATTTCCCTGTGCTTGCAGAATTTAAAAATGAAGGAATGACAGACTGGTTTAGCCAGATGTTTGACTTTGGTTGGGAGCTTAAAGACAATCCGATGGACAATTCTGCGGGGATGATTACCTCTTGGGCCTCGGAGGCGTCAGGCGGCTTTTCAACGCGTGATTTCGGAATATTACGAAAAGCCATTCCGTTGTTTGCCTTGGCCATCAAAGCTGTTGCTTCCTTTGAGGTGGCCAGCACTGTGCTTGAAACCTATGTGGGACGTATTACGGCAAGGGAAGTGCTGGCAGGGCAAATCCATCGCGGTCAGTCCAAAACAGTTTCCTCCGTATTACTATTTGCGGATCTACGAGGGTTTACCAATCTCGCCGATGATGTGGGGCGAGAGGATCTTGTCAGTATTCTGGATCAGTATCTGGAACGCATGGCGGATCCAGTTGCAGAATTTGGTGGTGAAGTGCTCAAATTTATGGGGGATGGCATGCTTGCGACTTTTCCGTTAATGGGGCAAGAGGAGGCAGACACCTGCCGCAGTGCCTTAATGGCGACCCAAAATATTTTCACGCGCATTCAAAATTTAAATGAAAAGCGCCGTGCCGCTGGTGCCCCGGTCATGGAGCTGGATATCGCCCTTCATATTGGGGATGTCATGTACGGCAATGTGGGATCTGCGGATCGCCTCGACTTCACTGTCGTGGGAAGTGCCGTCAATGAAGTGAGCCGTATGGAAAGCAAATGCGGTGATCTGGATACACCGATCATTCTATCTGGTGATTTTGTGGAAAAAGCAGTTTATTGCCGAAGCCACTTCGTGCCGCTGGGAGAGCATGTTCTGCGCGGCATTAAGACACCAAAGGCGCTTTTCTCCCTGAAAGAGAGTAGCGCCTATCTGGATCACTTGGCAGTTTAG
- a CDS encoding GGDEF domain-containing protein produces MSSDLFATAAGFSSTPHAPESEIMPYLEDLADKIKTRSHIQESDNKAYWNLIDRVLAYAASAEQHIAEQQSRIKELENLSTTDELTGLANRRALKSHLQRVLASATRHEETGVVAFVDMDFFKEINDQFGHDTGDQALKTVARILKENMRNTDFAARLSGDEFVFVLEKADIEQGKMKAELIRKTICETTLPVRGKEISLSASIGVASYDKNSEINSILGEADKAMYMDKAERRKCGT; encoded by the coding sequence ATGTCATCAGATCTGTTTGCTACAGCCGCAGGGTTTTCATCAACCCCACATGCGCCCGAAAGTGAAATCATGCCTTATCTGGAAGATTTGGCCGACAAGATCAAAACCAGATCTCACATTCAGGAAAGCGACAATAAGGCTTATTGGAATCTGATTGACCGCGTCCTTGCCTATGCGGCAAGCGCCGAACAGCATATCGCTGAACAGCAATCCAGAATTAAAGAGCTTGAAAATCTTTCAACGACAGATGAGCTGACAGGCCTTGCAAATCGCAGAGCGTTGAAATCCCACCTACAACGTGTTCTTGCCTCTGCAACTCGACACGAAGAGACAGGTGTCGTCGCTTTCGTAGACATGGATTTCTTCAAGGAAATCAACGATCAGTTTGGCCATGACACAGGTGACCAGGCTCTCAAGACAGTTGCCCGCATCTTAAAAGAAAACATGCGCAACACAGATTTCGCCGCCCGTTTAAGCGGAGACGAATTTGTCTTCGTTCTGGAAAAAGCTGATATTGAACAAGGCAAAATGAAAGCTGAGCTCATTCGCAAAACGATATGCGAGACAACATTGCCGGTACGCGGAAAAGAGATATCTCTCTCAGCAAGCATTGGTGTCGCCTCTTACGACAAGAACAGTGAAATCAATAGCATACTAGGTGAAGCTGATAAGGCGATGTATATGGATAAGGCCGAGCGCCGCAAATGCGGCACCTGA
- a CDS encoding EipB family protein, translating to MSLPSEAATQGLASHRAVYDLSLNQMKKGGGVLDARGRIVLEIKKECDGFVTRQRMLVDIQRQDGGGVVSDFNFSAWESLNGDQLRFTSSDTINGRVAEMFDGFATANGSENKVTFNDEDKTEMKLPKDVMFPMTHTYKVLDAAKAGLPLISARIFDGSNMDGLQDSLTIISKKGGQRSEVAKQSGMGKMRYWPIQMSFFDLRDRKDEPDYSIHFQIYENGVGDQLKMNYRDFSLNGKLTELELLEEPKCNN from the coding sequence ATGAGTTTGCCTTCAGAAGCCGCAACGCAGGGGCTTGCCTCTCATCGTGCAGTTTATGATTTGTCGCTTAATCAGATGAAAAAAGGCGGCGGTGTTCTTGATGCCCGCGGACGTATTGTTCTGGAAATCAAAAAAGAATGTGATGGGTTCGTAACTCGCCAGCGAATGCTTGTTGATATTCAGCGCCAGGATGGCGGTGGTGTTGTCTCAGATTTTAATTTCTCTGCATGGGAGAGCCTAAACGGCGATCAGCTGCGTTTTACGTCAAGTGACACCATTAATGGCAGAGTAGCTGAAATGTTCGATGGTTTTGCCACGGCAAATGGTAGCGAAAACAAAGTTACCTTTAATGACGAAGACAAAACTGAAATGAAGCTACCCAAGGATGTGATGTTTCCGATGACACATACATACAAAGTGCTGGATGCAGCTAAAGCCGGATTGCCGCTTATCTCCGCCAGAATTTTTGACGGCAGCAATATGGACGGACTTCAGGACTCTTTGACGATTATTTCCAAAAAGGGCGGTCAGCGAAGTGAGGTGGCCAAGCAAAGTGGTATGGGGAAGATGCGTTATTGGCCCATTCAGATGTCTTTCTTTGATCTGAGAGACCGTAAGGATGAGCCTGACTACAGCATTCATTTTCAAATTTATGAAAATGGTGTCGGGGATCAACTGAAAATGAATTATCGGGATTTCTCCCTAAACGGAAAACTGACAGAGTTGGAACTGTTGGAAGAGCCGAAATGTAATAACTAA
- a CDS encoding DUF898 family protein has translation MEQFVETGFDKSAISKRLWINKIFGLLTLGFYRFAGKTHLRRILWQGVRVNGERLTYHGTAMELFIGFVIAMVLLSIAFIALELAFAFLNAASPSFAIVTAILNYALLFFIWNFARYRLWRYRMSRSSLRTVRFYQRGAALRYASIAVMWTFITMVTFGIAYPIQRYKLSKYQIDHMSYGAADFSFRGNWKSMFSIYIPQILTSVVITIVLGVASYMVFGNIAAIEDPELYAEQAYDQAPGWYFILLGVAILIGWLVLIVTRIIETKYLVANSMLDDASFSFDVPTSYAFKRVMGIAGKAFSILAIAIAVYVGLMLITAPSTITFVVMIGGGFLLLVLLDIIRVLYVLVPVVEFMAWHLRSDNPQVFVEVAKSSENSPKYGEGFADALDVGAF, from the coding sequence ATGGAACAATTTGTGGAAACCGGTTTTGATAAATCGGCAATTTCTAAAAGGCTGTGGATAAACAAGATATTTGGGTTGTTGACGTTAGGTTTTTACAGGTTTGCTGGAAAGACCCATCTTCGCAGAATTTTGTGGCAGGGCGTTCGGGTCAATGGTGAACGTTTAACATATCATGGCACAGCCATGGAGCTGTTTATCGGTTTCGTGATTGCCATGGTGCTGCTAAGTATTGCGTTTATTGCATTGGAGCTTGCCTTTGCTTTCCTAAATGCGGCTTCTCCAAGTTTTGCGATTGTAACCGCCATACTTAACTATGCACTTCTGTTTTTCATATGGAATTTTGCACGGTATCGGCTCTGGCGTTACCGGATGAGCCGTTCATCTCTTCGAACTGTTCGGTTCTACCAGCGAGGAGCGGCTTTAAGATACGCGTCAATTGCTGTGATGTGGACGTTTATTACCATGGTGACATTTGGGATCGCTTATCCAATTCAGCGTTATAAACTCAGTAAGTATCAAATAGATCACATGAGTTATGGTGCAGCCGACTTCAGTTTCCGCGGAAACTGGAAATCAATGTTCTCCATTTATATTCCCCAGATCCTGACTTCAGTCGTCATTACGATAGTTTTGGGTGTGGCCTCTTATATGGTTTTTGGAAATATTGCCGCGATTGAGGATCCTGAGTTATACGCAGAGCAGGCGTATGATCAAGCACCCGGATGGTATTTTATTCTTCTGGGTGTTGCTATTCTCATCGGTTGGCTGGTGTTGATTGTCACGCGGATCATCGAAACCAAGTATTTGGTTGCAAATTCGATGCTGGACGATGCAAGCTTTTCGTTTGATGTGCCAACGTCATATGCTTTTAAACGGGTAATGGGAATTGCAGGAAAAGCCTTCTCCATATTGGCCATTGCCATAGCGGTTTATGTAGGTTTGATGTTAATCACTGCGCCTTCAACCATCACCTTTGTCGTGATGATTGGCGGTGGTTTTCTGCTTCTGGTGCTTTTGGATATCATCCGGGTTCTCTACGTATTGGTGCCGGTTGTCGAATTTATGGCATGGCACCTACGTTCCGATAATCCTCAAGTTTTCGTTGAGGTTGCAAAAAGCTCGGAAAACTCTCCTAAATACGGGGAAGGCTTTGCTGACGCCTTGGACGTTGGGGCATTTTAA
- a CDS encoding M48 family metallopeptidase: MEFEAEYFDGQTSSSRTVRVLVGSKELVLSEADGTNIAHWRCDLVRDENIPPIRDELFLSLSEANDARLRVSGRVKVQYIRERCNFLQKRRKRESKYYLKIVAGFALVGLITWYVLFEGFPALASAASGLLPVEITEKIGDATVEQIKKQAAKGNENIECVGHVAIDAISEFLVKLDMAHGIEEGDRPPVRKVVILKSNVKNAFAVPGGTIVIMDGLIKASKHPNALAGVIAHEYSHAAFDHPIRLYASNVGIAAFLSLLLGDTSGGTALAVLGQMMLGASYSRDLEEEADNHAIELMSKLSMDVSHMVPLLKSIQEDHSDSGFFTLFNSHPEMGERIEQIEKSGVTGAENAFNSTDWNSIRKMCE, translated from the coding sequence ATGGAATTTGAAGCGGAATATTTTGACGGACAAACGTCTTCCTCACGTACCGTACGTGTTTTAGTAGGGTCGAAAGAACTTGTCTTAAGTGAAGCCGACGGCACAAATATCGCGCATTGGCGATGTGACCTTGTTCGGGATGAGAATATTCCGCCCATAAGGGATGAGCTGTTTCTTTCTTTGTCTGAGGCAAATGATGCCAGACTTCGTGTCTCAGGCAGGGTGAAGGTTCAGTATATTCGAGAGCGATGCAATTTCTTACAAAAACGACGGAAACGGGAGAGCAAATATTACCTGAAAATTGTCGCTGGATTTGCTCTGGTTGGACTGATCACATGGTATGTTTTGTTTGAGGGATTCCCTGCGCTGGCCAGTGCTGCGTCTGGTTTGTTGCCGGTTGAAATCACGGAAAAAATCGGTGATGCGACTGTTGAGCAGATTAAAAAGCAGGCTGCAAAAGGTAACGAAAACATAGAGTGCGTCGGTCACGTTGCAATTGACGCTATTTCTGAATTTCTTGTTAAACTGGATATGGCTCACGGAATAGAAGAAGGGGACCGTCCTCCTGTCCGGAAAGTAGTGATACTTAAATCGAATGTAAAAAACGCCTTTGCTGTTCCGGGTGGCACAATCGTTATTATGGATGGCCTGATTAAAGCATCCAAGCATCCCAATGCTCTCGCGGGTGTGATTGCCCACGAGTATTCCCACGCTGCGTTTGACCATCCAATTCGCCTGTACGCGTCCAATGTTGGTATTGCGGCATTTTTGTCTCTCTTGCTTGGTGATACTTCAGGCGGAACCGCATTAGCTGTGTTGGGGCAGATGATGTTGGGTGCTTCATATAGCAGAGATCTAGAGGAAGAAGCGGATAATCATGCAATAGAGTTAATGTCGAAACTGAGTATGGATGTTTCACATATGGTACCTTTGTTGAAATCTATTCAGGAAGACCATTCTGACAGCGGTTTCTTCACTCTGTTTAACAGTCACCCTGAAATGGGTGAGAGAATAGAGCAGATTGAGAAAAGTGGTGTCACGGGGGCGGAAAATGCTTTCAATTCAACAGATTGGAATTCCATAAGGAAGATGTGCGAGTAA